The Anabaena sp. WA102 genome contains a region encoding:
- a CDS encoding PfaB family protein, producing MNIQQHKTAKMAIVGMDAFFGECQELDAFENSIYDGKQHFVTLPESRWHGINEQETLLREYGLEAGKVPQGAYIDNFEVDTLAYKIPPNEVEKINSQQLLLLRVADRALKDAGLSPNSNVAVIIAADTELSVHQLQQRWNLPWQIKDGLNGAEIVLSPEKIHQLEGIVQDSIHNQVELSEYLSHVTNIMASRISSLWNFSGPSFTISAVETAAFKALELAQMLLDTNEVDAVVVGAVDLAGGVENVLLRSQFGKINTGVNTLSFDEKANGWNVGEGAGAVVLKRHDTALANNQRIYAVIDGISIGQSSSMAVDSHTITQVCQQAFQQADIEPTKVNYLEVCASGIPAEDEAEINGILQAYPSVGDGLHCAIGSVKANIGHTFVASGIASLIKTALSIYHRYIPGTPNWSGVKTPQVWEGSPFYVATESRPWFLQKEVKSRISAINSIGCDGSFAHIILSEETQQPERTSKYLESRPLHLLPIAADDQSSLLAALDHLQATIENADSLKNIASQTFVKFQQNSDSKYTLSLTGRNKKELIKEINSAKKGVTNAFANGKDWQTPIGSYFTPKPLGKDGEIAFVYPAAVNTYLGIGRSLFRLFPKVLDDVIIKSLDERAADVEKLVFPRSLSKLSTRQLEILEKKLLDDSLAMFEAEVLFTRLISTIITEDFQIKPKYIFGYSLGETSMMVAQGVWSNFYEVSHTFNSSALFGDRLSGPKNAVREYWGLPKTDIVPENKLWANYVLMASSAQVRECLKNETHVYLTQINTAEEVLIAGEPAACERVIKTLGCNSFPAPFDHVIHCQAMQSESQELEKLYTIPAQKIPGIKFYSAAEYQSIELDSQEIAHNITTGLCQQLDFPRLVNRVYGDGAKIFIEAGAGGICSRWIDKNLANQEHLTVSLNRRGTDDHSSLIKALAKLLSHQVKLNLAPLYNLFSENTQQKKAALRKVTLGGSSMTAAILNAENRQIFANNQKQTISTQPEYKIINSLQTSEKIAPTEIYPKPQPKLQKNTIKTIMENGLELSKKLKFFESTKILKPNINQESGEKISMNDLKKAQYQNLSNNTAKLTKTHTNFLAARQDFSQQMSEIIQLQLACAQNLLKEEK from the coding sequence ATGAATATTCAGCAACATAAGACCGCAAAAATGGCAATTGTGGGCATGGATGCCTTTTTTGGAGAATGTCAAGAATTAGATGCCTTTGAGAACAGTATTTACGATGGAAAACAGCATTTTGTCACCTTACCAGAATCAAGATGGCATGGTATTAATGAACAAGAAACTTTACTGCGAGAGTATGGTTTAGAAGCAGGAAAAGTCCCCCAAGGAGCGTATATTGATAATTTTGAAGTTGATACTTTAGCTTACAAAATTCCTCCTAATGAAGTTGAAAAAATCAACTCTCAACAACTTTTATTATTAAGAGTTGCTGACCGCGCCCTCAAAGATGCGGGACTTTCACCTAATAGCAACGTAGCGGTAATTATTGCCGCAGATACAGAATTATCTGTACACCAACTCCAGCAAAGATGGAATTTACCTTGGCAAATTAAAGATGGTTTAAATGGTGCAGAAATTGTTTTATCACCAGAAAAGATCCATCAATTAGAAGGCATAGTTCAAGATAGTATTCACAATCAAGTTGAACTTAGTGAATATCTCAGTCACGTTACCAATATTATGGCTAGTCGGATTTCCTCTTTATGGAATTTTTCTGGTCCATCTTTTACCATTAGTGCCGTCGAAACAGCCGCTTTTAAAGCCCTAGAACTAGCGCAAATGCTGCTAGATACTAATGAAGTAGATGCTGTAGTTGTGGGTGCTGTTGACTTAGCAGGAGGTGTAGAAAATGTCTTATTGCGAAGTCAATTTGGCAAAATTAATACAGGAGTCAATACCTTAAGTTTTGACGAAAAAGCCAATGGTTGGAATGTGGGAGAAGGTGCAGGTGCAGTTGTTCTTAAACGTCATGATACAGCGTTAGCAAATAATCAACGTATCTATGCAGTAATTGATGGTATTAGCATTGGTCAATCTTCCTCAATGGCTGTAGATAGCCATACCATTACCCAAGTCTGTCAACAAGCTTTTCAACAAGCCGACATTGAACCCACAAAAGTTAATTACTTAGAAGTCTGCGCTAGTGGTATTCCCGCAGAAGACGAAGCCGAAATTAACGGTATCCTCCAAGCTTATCCCTCAGTAGGAGATGGTTTACACTGCGCTATAGGTAGCGTTAAAGCTAATATTGGTCATACCTTCGTTGCATCTGGAATTGCCAGTTTAATTAAAACTGCACTGAGTATTTATCACAGGTATATTCCCGGAACTCCTAATTGGTCTGGTGTGAAAACACCGCAAGTATGGGAAGGTAGTCCTTTCTATGTTGCCACAGAATCGAGACCCTGGTTTTTGCAAAAAGAAGTCAAATCTCGAATTTCTGCGATTAATAGTATTGGTTGCGACGGTTCTTTTGCCCATATCATCTTATCAGAAGAAACCCAACAACCAGAACGCACTAGCAAATATTTAGAATCCAGACCTTTGCATTTATTACCCATTGCCGCAGATGATCAATCTAGCTTATTAGCAGCATTGGATCATTTGCAAGCAACAATTGAAAATGCTGATTCTCTCAAAAATATTGCGAGTCAAACCTTTGTTAAATTTCAACAAAATTCTGACAGCAAATATACACTTTCCCTAACTGGACGCAACAAAAAAGAATTAATTAAAGAAATTAATTCTGCGAAAAAAGGTGTAACTAATGCCTTTGCAAATGGTAAAGATTGGCAAACTCCCATAGGTAGTTATTTTACACCCAAACCCCTGGGTAAAGATGGAGAAATTGCCTTTGTTTATCCCGCTGCTGTTAATACTTACCTGGGTATTGGTCGGAGTCTTTTCCGTTTATTTCCTAAAGTCTTAGATGATGTGATTATCAAAAGTCTTGACGAACGGGCTGCGGATGTTGAAAAATTGGTATTTCCGAGAAGTTTGAGTAAATTGTCAACTCGACAATTAGAAATTCTAGAAAAGAAATTGTTAGATGACTCTCTGGCAATGTTTGAAGCAGAAGTGCTTTTTACCAGATTAATCTCCACAATTATTACCGAGGATTTCCAAATTAAACCTAAATATATTTTCGGATATAGCTTAGGTGAAACTAGCATGATGGTTGCTCAAGGAGTATGGAGTAATTTTTATGAAGTCAGTCACACATTTAATTCATCAGCTTTATTTGGAGACAGATTATCTGGTCCTAAAAATGCTGTCCGTGAGTATTGGGGACTACCAAAAACTGACATAGTTCCAGAAAATAAGTTATGGGCTAACTACGTTCTCATGGCTAGTTCAGCCCAAGTTAGAGAATGTTTAAAAAATGAAACTCACGTTTATTTGACACAGATTAATACAGCAGAAGAAGTATTAATTGCTGGAGAACCAGCCGCGTGTGAACGAGTAATTAAAACCCTGGGTTGTAATTCCTTTCCTGCTCCTTTTGATCATGTAATTCATTGTCAAGCAATGCAATCAGAATCTCAAGAATTGGAAAAATTATACACTATACCAGCGCAAAAAATACCCGGAATTAAGTTTTATTCTGCGGCTGAATATCAGTCAATTGAACTTGATAGCCAAGAAATTGCTCACAATATTACTACAGGGTTATGTCAACAACTCGACTTCCCCCGCTTGGTTAATCGCGTTTATGGTGACGGGGCAAAAATATTTATTGAAGCCGGCGCTGGTGGTATTTGTTCACGCTGGATAGATAAAAATTTAGCTAATCAAGAACATCTTACCGTATCCCTAAACCGACGCGGTACAGATGACCATAGTTCCCTAATTAAAGCATTAGCAAAACTATTAAGTCATCAAGTCAAGTTGAATCTAGCTCCTTTATATAACCTATTCTCAGAAAACACTCAACAAAAAAAAGCTGCACTGAGGAAAGTTACATTAGGTGGTAGTTCCATGACTGCTGCAATTTTAAATGCAGAAAATCGCCAAATTTTTGCTAATAACCAAAAGCAAACAATTTCTACTCAGCCAGAGTATAAAATCATTAATTCTCTACAGACATCCGAAAAAATAGCGCCCACAGAGATTTACCCCAAACCCCAACCAAAGCTACAAAAAAATACCATAAAAACGATCATGGAGAACGGTTTGGAATTGTCAAAGAAACTAAAATTCTTTGAGTCAACAAAAATCTTAAAGCCAAACATAAATCAAGAATCTGGTGAAAAAATTAGCATGAATGATTTAAAAAAAGCTCAGTATCAAAACTTGAGTAACAATACTGCCAAATTAACTAAAACTCACACAAACTTCTTAGCAGCCAGACAGGATTTTAGTCAGCAAATGAGCGAAATTATTCAATTGCAACTAGCTTGCGCTCAAAACTTACTCAAGGAAGAGAAATAA